The proteins below come from a single Phycisphaeraceae bacterium genomic window:
- the tssE gene encoding type VI secretion system baseplate subunit TssE — translation MAELTPSERLQPCLLDRLTDEEPEHNKESRNKRVFSLRQIRQAVLRDLSWLLNTPARSTAEDLSGFPNVESSVVNFGIVDLSGTTASGVSVVQLEAMVARAIQRYEPRMLPGTIKVRAVKNTQLMNRNTLMFEITGDLWAQPIPDPMYLKTEVDLETGQCMVQERIGG, via the coding sequence ATGGCCGAACTGACTCCGAGTGAACGGCTTCAACCTTGCTTGCTCGATCGGCTGACTGATGAAGAGCCCGAGCACAACAAGGAGAGTCGCAACAAGCGAGTGTTTTCTCTTCGACAGATCCGTCAGGCGGTGTTGCGCGATCTGTCGTGGCTGCTCAATACCCCCGCTCGCTCAACAGCCGAGGATCTCTCGGGGTTTCCCAATGTCGAGAGTTCGGTCGTCAACTTCGGGATCGTGGATCTTTCAGGAACCACTGCGTCAGGTGTCAGCGTAGTACAACTCGAAGCCATGGTTGCACGCGCGATCCAACGCTACGAACCCCGCATGCTCCCCGGCACGATCAAGGTTCGAGCGGTCAAGAACACTCAGCTCATGAACCGCAACACGCTGATGTTCGAGATCACCGGCGATCTCTGGGCTCAGCCCATACCCGACCCGATGTATCTCAAGACCGAGGTCGATCTCGAAACCGGTCAGTGCATGGTGCAGGAGCGCATCGGTGGATAA
- a CDS encoding tetratricopeptide repeat protein, with the protein MATKAIAAEELIRQGKPAEALDKLKDAIRQDPSDPAKRVFLFQLLCVLGDWDKALTQASVASDLDGLNQMLSTVGRSVIQCEAFRREVFAGNRSPLLLGEPAPWVGMMVQACGMTARGQHRAAGELRAQAFEDAPAVAGRITVHSGDQAETTEFAWAADADERLGPMIELMLEGKYYWVPMSHIASIDVEPPQDLRDAVWTPVSLRWVNGGDAMGLIPTRYPGSEIHDDYAIRMSRRTEFVDLGDEMFVVFGQRMWATDVGEFPIMQTRRIEFDHPQQGEDHGRTDSE; encoded by the coding sequence ATGGCTACCAAAGCAATCGCCGCTGAAGAACTCATCAGGCAGGGCAAGCCCGCCGAAGCCCTCGACAAGCTCAAGGACGCGATTCGGCAGGATCCCTCTGACCCCGCCAAACGCGTCTTTCTCTTCCAGCTCCTGTGCGTCCTTGGCGATTGGGACAAAGCGCTCACTCAGGCCAGTGTGGCATCGGATCTCGATGGCCTCAACCAGATGCTCTCAACCGTCGGGCGCAGCGTCATTCAGTGCGAAGCCTTTCGGCGTGAAGTCTTTGCTGGCAATCGCAGCCCACTCCTCCTCGGCGAGCCCGCACCATGGGTTGGCATGATGGTACAGGCTTGCGGGATGACGGCCCGCGGACAGCATCGTGCCGCCGGCGAGTTGAGGGCGCAGGCCTTCGAGGATGCCCCGGCCGTCGCTGGCCGCATCACCGTTCACTCCGGTGACCAAGCCGAGACTACCGAGTTCGCCTGGGCAGCAGACGCCGACGAGCGCCTCGGCCCGATGATCGAACTCATGCTCGAAGGAAAGTATTACTGGGTGCCGATGTCGCATATCGCGTCGATCGATGTCGAGCCGCCGCAGGATCTGCGCGATGCCGTCTGGACACCTGTAAGCCTGCGATGGGTCAATGGCGGGGACGCCATGGGGCTGATCCCAACGCGTTACCCTGGGTCCGAGATACACGATGACTACGCGATCCGCATGTCGCGACGAACCGAGTTCGTGGACCTAGGCGATGAGATGTTCGTTGTTTTCGGGCAGAGAATGTGGGCAACTGACGTCGGCGAGTTTCCGATCATGCAGACACGCCGCATCGAGTTCGATCATCCCCAGCAGGGCGAGGACCATGGCCGAACTGACTCCGAGTGA
- a CDS encoding type VI secretion system tube protein Hcp — protein MSFDGFLNIQGIKGDSTDAAHKDWIEIQAFNQGVTQSTGGAASAQGTHAGGRSDHSDFSIVKRLDTASPQLFLHCCNAKPIPEIKIELARAMGEKTTFMTYIMKDVIVSSCRASGSTEGSDLIPLEEISFRYGEIHLSYTPTDPRGGGKTGADVKAAWSTLENKPI, from the coding sequence ACAGCACCGACGCGGCTCACAAGGACTGGATCGAAATCCAGGCCTTCAACCAGGGCGTCACCCAGTCCACCGGTGGTGCAGCCAGCGCACAAGGCACTCACGCCGGAGGCCGCAGCGACCACTCTGACTTCAGCATCGTCAAGCGCCTCGACACCGCAAGCCCCCAACTCTTCCTCCATTGCTGCAATGCCAAGCCGATTCCCGAGATCAAGATCGAACTGGCTCGCGCCATGGGCGAGAAGACCACGTTCATGACCTACATCATGAAGGACGTCATCGTCAGTTCCTGCCGGGCGTCAGGCTCGACCGAAGGCTCCGACCTGATCCCCCTCGAAGAGATCTCCTTCCGCTACGGCGAGATCCACCTCTCCTACACCCCGACCGACCCACGCGGCGGCGGCAAGACCGGCGCGGACGTCAAGGCCGCATGGAGCACCCTCGAGAACAAGCCCATCTGA